A stretch of Haemophilus influenzae DNA encodes these proteins:
- the cmoB gene encoding tRNA 5-methoxyuridine(34)/uridine 5-oxyacetic acid(34) synthase CmoB gives MIDFRPFYQQIATTNLSDWLETLPLQLKEWETQTHGDYAKWSKIVDFLPDLHADEIDLKSAVKSDRTFPLSEGEKQRIIHHLKQLMPWRKGPYHLFGIHVDCEWRSDFKWDRVLPHLAPLQGRTILDVGCGSGYHMWRMVGEGAKMVVGIDPTELFLCQFEAVRKLLNNDRRANLIPLGIEQMQPLAAFDTVFSMGVLYHRKSPLDHLSQLKNQLVKGGELVLETLVVDGDVNTVLIPADRYAKMKNVYFIPSVAALINWLEKVGFTNVRCVDVATTTLEEQRKTDWLENESLIDFLDSNDHSKTIEGYQAPKRAVILANK, from the coding sequence ATGATCGACTTTCGCCCTTTTTATCAACAAATTGCTACTACAAATTTATCGGACTGGTTAGAAACCTTACCACTCCAATTGAAAGAATGGGAAACTCAAACTCATGGCGATTATGCGAAATGGAGCAAAATTGTTGATTTTCTACCAGATTTACATGCTGATGAAATCGATCTAAAAAGTGCGGTGAAATCTGACCGCACTTTTCCCCTTTCAGAAGGTGAAAAACAACGAATTATCCATCATTTAAAACAATTAATGCCGTGGCGAAAAGGACCTTATCATCTTTTCGGCATTCATGTAGATTGTGAATGGCGTTCAGATTTTAAATGGGATCGTGTTCTTCCTCATTTAGCTCCACTGCAAGGTCGCACTATTTTAGATGTGGGCTGTGGCAGCGGTTATCATATGTGGAGAATGGTAGGTGAAGGCGCAAAAATGGTGGTAGGGATTGATCCTACCGAGCTTTTCCTTTGCCAATTTGAAGCTGTACGCAAACTGCTTAATAATGATCGTCGAGCAAATCTTATCCCACTTGGTATTGAGCAAATGCAACCATTAGCGGCATTTGACACTGTATTTTCAATGGGCGTACTCTATCATCGTAAATCCCCATTAGATCATTTAAGCCAATTGAAAAATCAATTGGTAAAAGGTGGTGAATTGGTATTAGAAACATTAGTGGTGGATGGCGATGTAAATACTGTGCTCATACCAGCAGATCGCTATGCGAAAATGAAAAATGTTTATTTTATCCCCTCTGTCGCCGCACTAATTAACTGGCTAGAAAAAGTTGGCTTTACCAACGTACGTTGTGTGGATGTAGCGACAACTACATTAGAAGAACAGCGTAAAACTGATTGGTTGGAAAATGAAAGCCTGATTGATTTTTTAGATTCAAATGATCACAGTAAAACCATTGAAGGCTATCAAGCACCGAAAAGAGCGGTAATTTTAGCAAATAAATAA
- a CDS encoding Dps family protein produces the protein MSKTSIGLDKVQSAELADKLNELLATYQVFYTNVRGYHWNIKGVNFFALHAKFEEIYTNLVARVDEVAERILTLGYTPNNAYSQYLKISRIKEDIAVSEAQECLSGTLQGLKTLLDQQREILAFANNANDEGTASQMSDYIKEQEKLVWMFQAACQTCHN, from the coding sequence ATGTCAAAAACATCAATCGGACTAGATAAAGTTCAATCAGCAGAATTAGCCGATAAACTTAACGAATTACTTGCAACCTACCAAGTTTTCTATACTAATGTGCGGGGCTACCACTGGAACATTAAAGGCGTAAACTTCTTTGCATTACACGCAAAATTTGAAGAAATTTATACTAATTTAGTTGCTAGAGTAGATGAGGTGGCTGAACGTATTTTAACTTTAGGTTACACACCAAATAATGCTTACAGCCAATACTTAAAAATATCTCGAATTAAAGAAGATATTGCAGTAAGTGAGGCACAAGAATGTTTATCAGGCACATTACAAGGTCTAAAAACATTACTAGATCAACAACGTGAAATTCTTGCTTTTGCAAATAACGCTAATGATGAAGGTACTGCATCACAAATGAGTGACTATATTAAAGAACAAGAAAAATTAGTATGGATGTTCCAAGCAGCGTGCCAAACTTGCCATAATTAA
- the cdd gene encoding cytidine deaminase, with translation MQELIKRTLPQDDALNQAIVNELRSQNWAGFLNYSQVQQLCHNFELTPLKLAMHLLPLAASYSHTAISHFNVGAIAIGEQGDFYFGANQEFANSAIQQTIHAEQSAISHAWLRNERRISDMVVNYTPCGHCRQFMNELHGAEKISIHLPHSQNNPLHSYLPDAFGPKDLDIAAHLLAEENHDLVADHQDDLVNQAILAANQSHCPYSNSPHGIAILFKNGDVVTGRYAENAAFNPSLPALQTALNFAYLNDKKLSDIERIVMAEKALKLSHKTMAETLLSTLTSVELEYYSL, from the coding sequence ATGCAAGAACTTATTAAGCGCACCTTGCCACAAGATGATGCACTTAATCAAGCTATTGTGAATGAACTTCGTTCACAAAATTGGGCTGGTTTTTTAAATTATTCCCAAGTGCAGCAGCTTTGTCATAATTTTGAACTTACCCCACTAAAATTGGCTATGCACTTGTTGCCACTTGCTGCAAGTTATAGTCATACTGCTATTTCTCATTTTAATGTGGGGGCAATTGCTATTGGCGAACAAGGGGATTTTTATTTCGGCGCGAATCAAGAATTTGCTAATTCAGCCATTCAGCAAACGATTCACGCGGAACAAAGTGCAATTTCTCACGCTTGGTTGCGTAATGAACGCCGTATTTCAGATATGGTGGTCAATTACACGCCGTGCGGACATTGTCGTCAATTTATGAATGAATTGCACGGTGCTGAAAAAATTTCAATTCATTTGCCGCATAGCCAAAATAATCCATTACATTCTTATTTACCGGATGCGTTTGGGCCAAAAGATCTCGATATTGCAGCACATCTTTTGGCGGAAGAAAATCATGATTTAGTTGCTGATCATCAAGATGATTTGGTTAATCAAGCTATTTTAGCGGCAAATCAATCTCATTGTCCTTATTCAAATAGTCCGCACGGCATTGCGATTTTATTTAAAAATGGTGATGTGGTGACAGGACGTTATGCAGAAAACGCCGCATTTAATCCGAGTTTGCCAGCGTTGCAAACCGCACTTAATTTTGCGTATTTAAATGATAAAAAATTGAGTGATATTGAGCGAATTGTGATGGCTGAAAAAGCATTAAAATTGAGCCATAAAACGATGGCTGAAACCTTATTATCCACATTAACTTCAGTAGAATTAGAGTATTATTCTTTGTAA